One Micromonospora eburnea genomic region harbors:
- a CDS encoding SIS domain-containing protein, with protein MISARRYAEAVRPVLDRLVDTQADGVDRAADLIAAGLRAGGVLQAFGAGHSEAFAAELVARAGGLVPTNRLSLHDLVLHGDAPRDVLADPKLERDPAVAHQLYALAAPQREDVFVVASQSGINGSVVELATLVREHGHPLIAVTSVEHTARVAPRHPSGHRLADLADVVLDNGAPYGDALLPLEGGGAVCAVSSVTAALLAQLLTAEVVRRFHQAGEVPPIYLSANVPGGDEHNLALESRYAGRLRRTA; from the coding sequence ATGATCAGTGCCCGGCGGTACGCGGAGGCCGTCCGCCCGGTGCTCGACCGGCTGGTCGACACCCAGGCGGACGGGGTGGACCGGGCGGCCGACCTGATCGCCGCCGGGCTGCGTGCCGGCGGGGTGCTCCAGGCCTTCGGCGCCGGCCACTCCGAGGCGTTCGCCGCCGAGCTGGTGGCCCGCGCCGGCGGCCTGGTCCCCACCAACCGACTCTCCCTGCACGATCTCGTGCTGCACGGCGACGCGCCCCGCGACGTGCTCGCCGATCCCAAGCTGGAGCGCGACCCGGCGGTGGCGCACCAGCTCTACGCCCTCGCGGCGCCACAGCGCGAGGACGTGTTCGTGGTCGCCTCCCAGTCCGGCATCAACGGCTCGGTGGTCGAGCTGGCGACGCTGGTCCGGGAGCACGGCCACCCGTTGATCGCGGTCACCTCGGTCGAGCACACCGCCCGGGTCGCTCCTCGGCACCCGTCCGGGCACCGGCTCGCCGACCTCGCTGACGTCGTGCTGGACAACGGCGCGCCGTACGGCGACGCACTGCTGCCGCTCGAGGGCGGCGGCGCGGTCTGTGCGGTCTCGTCGGTCACCGCGGCGCTGCTGGCGCAGCTGCTGACCGCCGAGGTCGTACGACGGTTCCACCAGGCCGGGGAGGTACCCCCTATCTACCTCTCCGCCAACGTCCCCGGTGGGGACGAGCACAACCTCGCCCTCGAGTCGCGGTACGCCGGGCGCCTCCGGCGTACCGCCTGA
- a CDS encoding MurR/RpiR family transcriptional regulator — translation MVDHEVDTSAGTAVVDAEAVDRRGAVAVSSDGVLARVRAGAGELTGALRRVAEHVLSDPEAAARATIVELAERSGTSPATITRFCRAMGFEGYADLRLGIAAETGRARSAGWTVDIGREIQPSDPLSRVLNQIIAADTRAMHDTASLLDLAEVEKAAVAIAGASRVNIFGASGSALVGEEMQFSLHRIGVAAWAWSDVHEGLASAALLGAGDVALGISHTGQTRETIEMLAEADSRGATTIALTGFPRSPLAELADIVLVTASQATTFRPDALSARHPQLVVLDLLYIAVAQRTHDRAHAAFRRTAQAVDGHKAAKGAAS, via the coding sequence ATGGTTGATCACGAGGTGGACACCTCCGCGGGGACCGCGGTGGTCGACGCCGAAGCGGTCGACCGGCGGGGTGCGGTGGCAGTCTCCTCCGACGGCGTGCTGGCCAGGGTCCGGGCCGGCGCGGGGGAGCTGACGGGGGCGCTGCGCCGCGTCGCCGAGCACGTGCTCAGCGACCCGGAGGCGGCGGCCCGCGCCACCATCGTGGAGCTGGCCGAGCGCAGCGGCACCTCACCGGCGACCATCACCCGGTTCTGCCGGGCGATGGGCTTCGAGGGCTACGCCGACCTGCGGCTCGGCATCGCGGCGGAGACCGGCCGGGCGCGCTCCGCCGGCTGGACCGTCGACATCGGCCGGGAGATCCAGCCCAGCGATCCGCTGTCCCGGGTCCTCAACCAGATCATCGCCGCCGACACCCGGGCCATGCACGACACCGCCTCGCTGCTCGACCTCGCCGAGGTGGAGAAGGCCGCCGTCGCCATCGCCGGCGCCAGCCGGGTGAACATCTTCGGCGCCAGCGGCAGCGCCCTGGTCGGTGAGGAGATGCAGTTCAGCCTGCACCGTATCGGGGTGGCCGCCTGGGCCTGGAGTGACGTGCACGAGGGGCTGGCCAGCGCCGCGCTGCTCGGTGCCGGCGACGTCGCGCTCGGCATCTCGCACACCGGGCAGACCCGGGAGACCATCGAGATGCTCGCCGAGGCGGACAGTCGCGGCGCCACCACGATCGCGCTGACCGGCTTTCCCCGCTCGCCGCTGGCCGAACTGGCCGACATCGTGCTGGTCACCGCCAGCCAGGCGACCACCTTCCGACCCGACGCGCTCTCCGCCCGGCACCCCCAGCTCGTCGTGCTCGACCTGCTGTACATCGCGGTGGCGCAGCGCACCCACGACCGCGCCCACGCGGCCTTCCGGCGTACCGCCCAGGCCGTCGACGGGCACAAGGCCGCGAAGGGGGCCGCCTCATGA
- a CDS encoding N-acetylglucosamine kinase, translating into MSDSVVVGLDVGGTSTRAAALSLNGVRLGTGRAGGGNPTSHGAERAAAELLAALRAALADIDPTRVRSGVIGLAGAGRLLADPQGRAAFDRAWSDAGLRCPYAVHGDALVAYASGTAAPDGTVLIAGTGAIAAQVRDLRLDRTADGHGWLLGDAGSGFWLGREAVRRLLSDLDRADPPSELARRVLAELTGSTEVADRPRATAESVVQAVTRRPPVELARLAPLVVAAAREGEATAQALIREAATLLADSVTRIRPAGVTDPVVLGGGLLTGDTPLAAAVRAELAHRWPDAPLHTAGDGAAAAAWLAARDLPEVTEPAALHALLVPPAA; encoded by the coding sequence ATGTCCGACAGCGTCGTGGTCGGCCTCGACGTCGGGGGTACGTCCACCCGCGCCGCCGCACTCAGCCTCAACGGCGTACGACTCGGCACCGGCCGGGCCGGCGGCGGCAACCCGACCAGCCACGGCGCCGAGCGGGCCGCCGCCGAACTGCTCGCCGCACTGCGCGCCGCGCTCGCCGACATCGACCCGACCCGGGTACGCTCCGGCGTCATCGGGCTGGCCGGGGCCGGCCGACTCCTCGCCGACCCCCAGGGCCGGGCCGCCTTCGACCGCGCCTGGTCCGACGCCGGCCTACGCTGCCCGTACGCCGTACACGGCGACGCCCTCGTCGCGTACGCCTCGGGCACCGCGGCCCCGGACGGCACCGTGCTCATCGCCGGCACCGGCGCGATCGCCGCCCAGGTCCGCGACCTGCGCCTGGACCGTACCGCCGACGGACACGGCTGGCTGCTCGGCGACGCCGGCTCCGGATTCTGGCTGGGCCGCGAGGCGGTCCGCCGGCTACTGTCCGATCTGGACCGCGCCGACCCGCCGAGCGAACTGGCCCGCCGGGTGCTCGCCGAACTGACCGGCTCGACCGAGGTGGCCGACCGACCACGCGCGACCGCCGAGTCCGTGGTGCAGGCGGTCACCCGGCGGCCGCCGGTCGAGCTGGCCCGGCTCGCGCCGCTGGTGGTGGCCGCGGCCCGGGAGGGCGAGGCCACCGCCCAGGCACTCATCCGGGAGGCCGCGACGCTGCTCGCCGACAGCGTCACCCGGATCCGGCCGGCCGGTGTGACCGACCCGGTGGTGCTCGGCGGCGGGCTGCTCACCGGGGACACCCCGCTCGCCGCCGCGGTCCGCGCCGAACTGGCCCACCGCTGGCCGGACGCGCCACTACACACCGCCGGGGACGGTGCCGCAGCCGCGGCCTGGCTCGCCGCCCGCGACCTGCCCGAGGTGACCGAACCGGCGGCCCTGCACGCCCTCCTGGTGCCGCCGGCCGCCTGA
- a CDS encoding SRPBCC family protein — protein sequence MSERASIAVDQFLAHSPAKVWRALTDSDLLARWLMPNDFRPVPGHRFTFRTIPRPGQGFDGVVHCEVLELDEPRRLRWAWQGGRLDTVVTWTLVPEGRGTRLFLEHSGFDPEDPVQWRTFTLLDGGWRSHVWPRLAETLAACS from the coding sequence ATGAGTGAGCGCGCCAGCATCGCGGTGGATCAGTTCCTGGCCCACTCGCCGGCCAAGGTCTGGCGGGCGCTGACCGATTCTGATCTGTTGGCCCGATGGCTGATGCCCAACGATTTTCGTCCCGTCCCGGGCCACCGGTTCACCTTCCGCACCATCCCGAGACCGGGGCAGGGTTTCGACGGCGTGGTCCACTGCGAGGTGCTGGAGCTGGACGAGCCGCGTCGGTTGCGGTGGGCCTGGCAGGGTGGCCGGTTGGACACCGTGGTCACCTGGACCCTGGTACCCGAGGGTCGGGGCACCCGGCTCTTCCTGGAACACTCCGGCTTCGACCCGGAGGATCCGGTGCAGTGGCGTACGTTCACCCTGCTCGACGGCGGCTGGCGCAGCCATGTCTGGCCCCGCCTGGCGGAGACCCTTGCCGCCTGTTCCTGA
- a CDS encoding ArsR/SmtB family transcription factor → MSEGDVFAALANPTRREVLRLLLERGEQPVQQLADHFDMRRPSLSEHLRVLKDAGLVTEQPVGRQRFYALRPEPLREVADWLGPYERFWRARLADLREVLDGLPDE, encoded by the coding sequence GTGTCTGAGGGGGACGTCTTCGCCGCGCTGGCCAACCCCACCCGGCGGGAGGTGCTGCGGCTGCTGCTGGAACGGGGCGAGCAGCCGGTGCAGCAGCTCGCGGACCACTTCGACATGCGCCGGCCCAGCCTGTCGGAGCACCTGAGGGTGCTCAAGGACGCCGGGCTGGTCACCGAGCAGCCGGTCGGCCGGCAGCGGTTCTACGCGCTGCGGCCCGAGCCGTTGCGCGAGGTGGCCGACTGGCTCGGCCCGTACGAGAGGTTCTGGCGGGCGCGCCTGGCCGACCTGCGTGAGGTGCTGGACGGGTTGCCGGATGAGTGA
- a CDS encoding VOC family protein — protein sequence MTVTHVQIVSVPVSDQDRARDFYVDVLGFDLVRDNPMGPGGRWVQVAPKGAATTLTLVTWFPTMSPGSLKGLVLETDDLDGDVARLRELGVAFADGGIQAAPWGRYATFDDPDGNGIVLQATSV from the coding sequence ATGACCGTGACCCACGTGCAGATCGTCTCCGTACCCGTCAGCGACCAGGACCGGGCCCGCGACTTCTACGTCGACGTCCTCGGCTTCGACCTGGTGCGGGACAACCCGATGGGACCCGGCGGTCGCTGGGTCCAGGTCGCCCCGAAGGGCGCGGCGACCACCCTGACCCTGGTCACCTGGTTCCCGACCATGTCGCCCGGCTCGCTCAAGGGCCTGGTTCTGGAGACCGACGACCTCGACGGCGACGTGGCCCGGCTGCGCGAACTCGGGGTGGCCTTTGCCGACGGTGGCATCCAGGCCGCGCCATGGGGCCGGTACGCGACCTTCGACGACCCGGACGGCAACGGCATCGTGCTCCAGGCGACCAGTGTCTGA
- a CDS encoding carbohydrate ABC transporter permease, giving the protein MTTLDRPAATGAEPGRSGRAPRPPRRELGVVNVASHSFLLVWGALTVLPLLWMFLSSFKSDGEILSDPWGLPGALRLENWARAWTEAHIGRYFLNSAIVVAGSLTLTMLLGATAAYVFARYEFRGRQLAYYLFVGGMMFPVFLALVPLFFVVRSSGLLGTWTGLILVYAAYSLPFTVFFLTAFFRTLPTAVAEAALIDGCGHFRLFFRVMLPMARPGLISVAIFNFLSQWNQFILPQVLMQGDDSKWVLAQGLSALAISQGYQGDFSGLFAGLTIATLPVLVVYAVFQRQIQTGLTAGQLK; this is encoded by the coding sequence ATGACCACGCTGGACAGGCCGGCCGCGACGGGCGCGGAGCCGGGCCGGAGCGGTCGCGCCCCGAGGCCGCCCCGCCGCGAGTTGGGCGTGGTGAACGTCGCGTCGCACTCCTTCCTGTTGGTCTGGGGCGCGCTGACCGTGCTGCCGCTGCTGTGGATGTTTCTCAGCTCGTTCAAGAGCGACGGCGAGATCCTCTCCGACCCCTGGGGGTTGCCCGGCGCGCTGCGCCTGGAGAACTGGGCCCGGGCCTGGACCGAGGCGCACATCGGCCGGTACTTCCTCAACAGCGCCATCGTGGTGGCCGGCTCGCTCACGCTGACGATGCTGCTCGGCGCGACCGCGGCGTACGTCTTCGCGCGCTACGAGTTCCGCGGCCGGCAGCTGGCCTACTACCTGTTCGTCGGCGGCATGATGTTCCCGGTCTTCCTCGCCCTCGTGCCGCTCTTCTTCGTGGTCCGTAGCTCCGGTCTGCTCGGCACCTGGACCGGTCTCATCCTGGTGTACGCGGCCTACTCGCTGCCGTTCACGGTGTTCTTCCTGACCGCGTTCTTCCGCACCCTGCCGACCGCGGTCGCTGAGGCCGCCCTGATCGACGGGTGCGGCCACTTCCGGCTCTTCTTCCGGGTGATGCTGCCGATGGCGCGTCCGGGATTGATCAGCGTGGCGATCTTCAACTTCCTCAGCCAGTGGAACCAGTTCATCCTGCCGCAGGTGCTCATGCAGGGCGACGACTCGAAGTGGGTCCTGGCCCAGGGGCTCTCCGCGCTCGCGATCAGCCAGGGGTACCAAGGGGACTTCAGCGGCCTGTTCGCCGGCCTGACCATCGCCACGCTGCCGGTGCTGGTGGTCTACGCGGTGTTCCAGCGGCAGATCCAGACCGGCCTCACCGCCGGCCAGCTCAAGTGA
- a CDS encoding carbohydrate ABC transporter permease, whose product MRHGKYPLIIAFLVPPLLLYVLFVISPYLQAFQISTTDWLGYSAEANPVGLDNFRTMLHDDRVWNAIGNNAILLAVVPVLTIGLGLFFATMLSMGGRSGRAGVTGVRGAAFYRLVYFFPQVLSVVIIALLWKEIYHPNNGLLNGALRAVGLPTPTWLGDPKTAFWCVLAAMVWSNVGFYVVLFGAAMSAIPRDIYEAVMLDGASRWVTLRRITVPLLWDTVQVAWIYLAIAALDGFILVQLMTPHGGPNFSSDVIGLRMYDTAFGDNKFGYASAIGVMMLFLTLTVAVLALRAARRERIEYS is encoded by the coding sequence GTGCGACACGGCAAGTACCCGCTGATCATCGCGTTCCTGGTGCCACCGCTGCTGCTCTACGTCCTGTTCGTGATCTCGCCGTACCTGCAGGCGTTCCAGATCTCGACGACGGACTGGCTGGGCTACTCGGCCGAGGCCAACCCGGTCGGCCTGGACAACTTCCGCACCATGCTGCACGACGACCGGGTGTGGAACGCGATCGGCAACAACGCCATCCTGCTCGCCGTGGTGCCGGTGCTGACCATCGGTCTCGGCCTGTTCTTCGCCACCATGCTGTCGATGGGCGGCCGGAGCGGCCGCGCCGGGGTGACCGGGGTCCGCGGCGCCGCCTTCTACCGGCTGGTGTATTTCTTCCCGCAGGTGCTCTCGGTGGTCATCATCGCGCTGCTGTGGAAGGAGATCTACCACCCGAACAACGGCCTGCTCAACGGCGCGCTGCGCGCCGTCGGCCTGCCCACCCCGACCTGGCTCGGCGATCCGAAGACCGCCTTCTGGTGCGTGCTCGCCGCGATGGTGTGGAGCAACGTCGGCTTCTACGTGGTGCTCTTCGGCGCCGCGATGTCCGCCATCCCGCGTGACATCTACGAGGCGGTCATGCTCGACGGGGCGTCCCGTTGGGTCACGCTGCGCCGGATCACCGTGCCGCTGCTGTGGGACACCGTGCAGGTCGCCTGGATCTACCTGGCCATCGCCGCGCTGGACGGCTTCATCCTGGTCCAGCTGATGACGCCACACGGCGGACCCAACTTCTCCTCCGACGTCATCGGGCTGCGGATGTACGACACGGCGTTCGGCGACAACAAGTTCGGGTACGCCTCGGCGATCGGCGTGATGATGCTCTTCCTGACCCTCACGGTGGCGGTGCTGGCACTGCGGGCCGCCCGGCGCGAGAGGATCGAATACTCATGA
- the ngcE gene encoding N-acetylglucosamine/diacetylchitobiose ABC transporter substrate-binding protein, whose translation MNRREILRRTAAAGLLATPAAGLLAGCATSGGDDDKKDAGYKGTKSEQNPLGVKEDAPLDVVIFNGGFGEEYAKAHEAMYKEKYPKAEIKHSATQEINKTLQPRFVDGNPPDVVNNSGAGQIDFNGLVSQNAVADLSELLDAPSLDIPGKTVRDTLLPGTVEVGSYDGKFLVLNYTYTAYGIWYSTKLFADRGWQYAKTWDEHIALCKQIKAAGIAPWTYPGVHPRYMSWPVISTAIKFGGPSVAVAIDNLEPNAWKSDAMKMAADAWHQIVKDKYILDGSAGLDHIQSQTAWCQGKAAFVSCGSWLENEQEKVTPAGFNMTVVPTPSLGAGDKLPFEAIRGTAGEPFMVPAKAKNLAGGLEYMRVMLSRKGAQDFTKKVSSLPVVAGATEGVELPFGLTTVAKALDASGSNGFNWVYNNFYRKLERELVDAACGEFFAGRISPAEFLDKCQKGADAIAQDSSIKKYKRAA comes from the coding sequence ATGAACAGGCGTGAGATCCTTCGGCGCACCGCCGCCGCCGGTCTGCTGGCCACCCCCGCCGCCGGCCTGCTCGCCGGCTGCGCCACCTCCGGCGGCGATGACGACAAGAAGGACGCCGGCTACAAGGGCACCAAGAGCGAGCAGAATCCGCTGGGCGTCAAGGAGGACGCGCCGCTCGATGTGGTGATCTTCAACGGTGGCTTCGGGGAGGAGTACGCCAAGGCCCACGAGGCCATGTACAAGGAGAAGTACCCCAAGGCCGAGATCAAGCACTCCGCCACGCAGGAGATCAACAAGACTCTCCAGCCGCGCTTCGTCGACGGCAACCCGCCGGACGTGGTGAACAACTCCGGCGCCGGCCAGATCGACTTCAACGGCCTGGTCAGCCAGAACGCCGTCGCCGACCTGAGCGAACTGCTCGACGCGCCGAGCCTCGACATTCCCGGCAAGACGGTGCGGGACACGCTGCTGCCCGGCACCGTCGAGGTCGGCTCGTACGACGGCAAGTTCCTCGTCCTCAACTACACCTACACCGCGTACGGCATCTGGTACTCCACCAAGCTCTTCGCGGACCGGGGTTGGCAGTACGCCAAGACCTGGGACGAGCACATCGCGCTCTGCAAGCAGATCAAGGCCGCCGGCATCGCCCCCTGGACCTACCCCGGCGTGCACCCCCGCTACATGAGCTGGCCGGTGATCTCCACCGCGATCAAGTTCGGCGGCCCGTCGGTCGCCGTGGCCATCGACAACCTGGAGCCGAACGCCTGGAAGTCCGACGCGATGAAGATGGCCGCCGACGCGTGGCACCAGATCGTCAAGGACAAGTACATCCTGGACGGCTCGGCGGGCCTGGACCACATTCAGTCGCAGACGGCCTGGTGCCAGGGCAAGGCCGCCTTCGTCTCCTGCGGCTCCTGGCTGGAGAACGAGCAGGAGAAGGTCACCCCGGCCGGCTTCAACATGACCGTCGTGCCCACGCCCAGCCTGGGGGCCGGTGACAAGCTGCCGTTCGAGGCGATCCGGGGCACCGCGGGCGAGCCGTTCATGGTCCCGGCGAAGGCCAAGAACCTCGCCGGTGGCCTGGAGTACATGCGCGTGATGCTCTCCAGGAAGGGCGCCCAGGACTTCACCAAGAAGGTCTCCAGCCTGCCCGTGGTCGCCGGCGCCACCGAGGGCGTCGAGCTGCCGTTCGGCCTGACCACCGTGGCGAAGGCGCTGGACGCGTCCGGCTCCAACGGCTTCAACTGGGTCTACAACAACTTCTACCGCAAGCTGGAGCGCGAGCTCGTTGACGCCGCGTGCGGCGAGTTCTTCGCCGGGCGGATCAGCCCGGCCGAGTTCCTCGACAAGTGCCAGAAGGGCGCTGACGCGATCGCCCAGGACAGCTCGATCAAGAAGTACAAGCGGGCCGCGTAG
- a CDS encoding acyltransferase family protein — MRRLRQLAERTPPGRDRYVDLLRALAITMVVIGHWAITVIGYDRAGRPTGQSALGYLPWAWPVTWVAQVMPVFFLVGGYANAAALTSWRSRGGSATGWLIDRSSRLIRPTTALLVVLAIGGAIARLSGVDPTEIRTVVWFATIPLWFLVAYLVMVPLTPAMYALHRRVGLVVPLVLVGLVALGDLGRILGPAGLATGNYLFGWLAVHQLGFAWYDARGPSPTVPGQGADRPGLRRRRLPTARRAGVVLLLLGLAALLLLTRVGPYPVAMLNVPGERLNNTAPPSVALLAAATGQLGLILLLQDPARRWLRRSGPWQSVIAVNAVVLTVFLWHLTAAVLLVGLLDALGVLPTPRVGSAAWWAWRVPWLLALAVVLAALVAVFGPIEARTRRHGRAYTSRPLQTALVAIGYTGVAAGLLVNSLTPKSAAEPLGLPAPTLVAYLVGAGLLRLLRSGWGNRGSPHRAAGRASGW, encoded by the coding sequence ATGCGCCGCCTGCGGCAGCTCGCCGAGCGCACGCCGCCCGGGCGGGACCGCTACGTCGACCTGCTCCGGGCGCTCGCCATCACCATGGTCGTCATCGGCCACTGGGCCATCACCGTGATCGGGTACGACCGCGCCGGCCGACCGACCGGGCAGTCCGCGCTGGGCTACCTGCCCTGGGCCTGGCCGGTGACCTGGGTGGCCCAGGTGATGCCGGTGTTCTTCCTCGTCGGCGGCTACGCCAACGCCGCCGCGCTGACCTCCTGGCGGTCCCGGGGTGGTAGCGCCACCGGCTGGCTGATCGACCGCAGCAGTCGGCTGATCCGCCCAACCACCGCCCTGCTGGTGGTCCTCGCGATCGGCGGGGCGATCGCCCGACTCAGCGGCGTCGACCCCACCGAGATCCGTACGGTGGTCTGGTTCGCCACCATCCCGCTCTGGTTCCTCGTCGCCTACCTGGTGATGGTCCCGCTGACCCCGGCCATGTACGCGCTGCACCGCCGTGTCGGGCTGGTCGTGCCGCTGGTGCTGGTCGGGCTGGTCGCGCTCGGCGACCTGGGCCGGATCCTCGGCCCGGCCGGCCTGGCCACCGGGAACTACCTCTTCGGCTGGCTGGCCGTGCACCAGCTCGGCTTCGCCTGGTACGACGCCCGGGGCCCGAGCCCGACGGTGCCGGGTCAGGGCGCGGACCGTCCCGGCCTGCGCCGGCGACGGCTGCCCACCGCACGGCGCGCCGGGGTGGTGCTGCTGCTCCTGGGGCTCGCCGCGCTGCTGCTGCTGACCCGCGTCGGGCCGTATCCGGTGGCGATGCTGAACGTGCCGGGCGAGCGCCTGAACAACACCGCCCCGCCCAGCGTGGCGCTGCTCGCGGCGGCCACCGGGCAGCTCGGGCTGATCCTGTTGCTACAGGATCCCGCCCGCCGGTGGCTGCGCCGCAGCGGCCCCTGGCAGTCGGTGATCGCGGTGAACGCCGTGGTGCTGACCGTCTTCCTCTGGCACCTGACCGCCGCTGTCCTGCTGGTCGGCCTGTTGGACGCCCTGGGCGTGCTGCCCACCCCGCGGGTCGGTTCGGCGGCCTGGTGGGCCTGGCGGGTGCCCTGGCTGCTCGCCCTGGCGGTGGTGCTGGCCGCGCTGGTCGCCGTGTTCGGCCCGATCGAGGCCCGCACCCGCCGGCACGGCCGGGCGTACACCAGTCGCCCGCTGCAGACCGCGCTGGTGGCGATCGGCTACACGGGCGTGGCCGCCGGGCTGCTGGTGAACAGCCTGACCCCGAAGAGCGCGGCCGAGCCGCTGGGGCTGCCCGCCCCGACGCTGGTGGCGTACCTGGTCGGGGCGGGGCTGCTGCGACTGCTCAGGTCTGGGTGGGGAAACCGAGGTTCACCCCACCGTGCCGCGGGTCGAGCCAGCGGCTGGTGA
- a CDS encoding CoA-acylating methylmalonate-semialdehyde dehydrogenase codes for MNLIGHFVDGKRVGGGSERRGDVFDPATGRRTALVELASAADVAGAVESAERAVRSWRDVSLAKRTAVLFAFRELVNARRDRLAEAITAEHGKVLADAAGEVQRGLEVIEYACGIPSALRGGFSENVSTEVDSYSLRQPLGVVAVISPFNFPAMVPLWFVPVAVACGNAVVLKPSEKDPSAALLLAEWFSEAGLPDGVLNVVNGDKEAVDALLDHPGVKAVSFVGSTPVARYVHQRAALAGKRVQALGGAKNHMVVLPDADLDLAADAAVNAGFGSAGERCMAISALVAVEPVADALVAKIAQRMARLRTGDGRRGCDMGPLVTAAHAERVRSYVESGIAAGAVPVVDGRDVTPDGAAEGFWLGPTLFDHVTPAMSIYTDEIFGPVLSVLRVGSYDEAVELVNANPYGNGTAIFTNDGGAARRYQHEVEVGMVGINVPIPVPVAYYSFGGWKASLFGDLHAHGAEGVAFFTRGKVVTSRWLDPRHGGVNLGFPTQT; via the coding sequence GTGAACCTCATCGGGCACTTCGTCGACGGCAAGCGGGTCGGCGGCGGCTCGGAGCGGCGCGGCGACGTCTTCGACCCGGCCACCGGCCGGCGTACCGCGCTGGTCGAGCTGGCCTCCGCCGCGGACGTGGCGGGCGCGGTGGAGTCCGCCGAGCGGGCCGTGCGGTCCTGGCGGGACGTCTCCCTGGCCAAGCGGACGGCCGTGTTGTTCGCGTTCCGTGAGCTGGTCAACGCCCGGCGGGACCGGCTCGCGGAGGCGATCACGGCCGAGCACGGCAAGGTGCTCGCGGACGCCGCCGGCGAGGTGCAGCGCGGCCTGGAGGTCATCGAGTACGCCTGCGGCATCCCGTCGGCGCTGCGCGGCGGCTTCAGCGAGAACGTCTCCACCGAGGTCGACTCGTACAGCCTGCGGCAGCCGCTCGGCGTGGTGGCGGTGATCTCGCCGTTCAACTTCCCGGCGATGGTGCCGCTGTGGTTCGTGCCGGTGGCGGTCGCCTGCGGCAACGCGGTGGTGCTCAAGCCCAGCGAGAAGGACCCGAGCGCGGCGCTGCTGCTGGCCGAGTGGTTCAGCGAGGCGGGCCTGCCGGACGGGGTGCTGAACGTGGTCAACGGCGACAAGGAGGCGGTCGACGCGCTGCTCGACCATCCCGGCGTGAAGGCGGTGTCGTTCGTCGGCTCCACCCCGGTTGCCCGGTACGTGCACCAGCGCGCCGCGCTGGCCGGCAAGCGGGTGCAGGCGCTGGGCGGGGCGAAGAACCACATGGTGGTGCTCCCGGACGCCGACCTGGACCTGGCCGCCGACGCGGCGGTCAACGCCGGCTTCGGTTCGGCGGGGGAGCGGTGCATGGCGATCTCCGCGTTGGTCGCGGTGGAGCCGGTCGCCGACGCGCTGGTCGCGAAGATCGCGCAGCGGATGGCCCGGCTGCGCACCGGGGACGGCCGGCGGGGCTGCGACATGGGCCCGCTGGTCACCGCCGCGCACGCCGAACGGGTCCGCAGCTACGTCGAGTCGGGGATCGCGGCCGGCGCGGTGCCGGTGGTGGACGGGCGGGACGTCACCCCGGACGGGGCGGCGGAGGGGTTCTGGCTCGGCCCGACCCTCTTCGACCATGTCACCCCGGCGATGTCGATCTACACCGACGAGATCTTCGGTCCGGTGCTCAGCGTGCTCCGGGTCGGCTCGTACGACGAGGCGGTCGAGCTGGTCAACGCCAACCCGTACGGCAACGGCACGGCGATCTTCACCAACGACGGCGGGGCGGCCCGGCGGTACCAGCACGAGGTGGAGGTCGGCATGGTCGGGATCAACGTGCCGATCCCGGTGCCGGTGGCGTACTACTCGTTCGGTGGTTGGAAGGCGTCGCTCTTCGGTGACCTGCACGCGCACGGCGCCGAGGGGGTCGCGTTCTTCACCCGGGGCAAGGTGGTCACCAGCCGCTGGCTCGACCCGCGGCACGGTGGGGTGAACCTCGGTTTCCCCACCCAGACCTGA